The proteins below are encoded in one region of Manis pentadactyla isolate mManPen7 chromosome 2, mManPen7.hap1, whole genome shotgun sequence:
- the THG1L gene encoding probable tRNA(His) guanylyltransferase: MWAVCNVKVRDCLVATSVSLRRCLKLGATMAKSKFEYVRDFEADDTCLAHCWVVVRLDGRNFHRFAEKHNFAKPNDSRALHLMTKCAQTVMEELEDIVIAYGQSDEYSFVFKRKSNWFKRRASKFMTHVASQFASSYVFYWRDFFEDQPLLYPPGFDGRVVVYPSNQTLKDYLSWRQADCHINNLYNTVFWALVQQSGLTPVQAQGRLQGTLAADKNEILFSEFSINYNNEPLMYRKGTVLIWQKVGDVTTKEVKLPAEMEGKKVAVTRTKSKPVPLYCDIIGDAFWKEHPEILEEDS, from the exons ATGTGGGCAGTTTGCAACGTGAAGGTTCGCGATTGCTTGGTCGCCACTTCCGTCTCTCTGAGACGGTGCCTGAAATTGGGGGCGACTATGGCAAAAAGCAAGTTCGAGTACGTGCGGGACTTCGAGGCTGACGATACCTGCCTGGCCCACTGCTGGGTGGTGGTGCGGCTGGACGGCCGGAATTTCCATCG GTTTGCTGAGAAGCACAACTTTGCAAAACCTAATGACAGCCGTGCTCTCCACCTAATGACCAAATGTGCCCAGACTGTAATGGAAGAACTGGAGGATATTGTGATTGCATACGGACAGAGTGATGAGTACAGCTTTGTGTTCAAGCGAAAAAGCAATTGGTTTAAAAGAAGAGCCAG TAAGTTCATGACTCATGTGGCCTCCCAGTTTGCCTCCAGCTACGTCTTTTACTGGCGGGATTTCTTTGAGGACCAGCCTCTTCTGTATCCCCCAGGCTTTGATGGAAGAGTCGTGGTGTATCCTAGCAACCAGACCTTAAAGGACTACCTCAGTTGGCGACAAGCAGATT GTCATATCAATAATCTTTATAATACAGTTTTCTGGGCACTTGTACAACAGTCTGGACTAACACCAGTACAAGCCCAAGGGAGATTACAG gGAACTCTTGCAGCAGACAAgaatgagattttattttctgaattcagCATCAACTACAATAATGAACCACTGATGTACAGGAAGGGGACTGTGTTGATATGGCAGAAG GTGGGTGACGTCACAACAAAAGAAGTTAAGCTGCCAgcagaaatggaaggaaaaaaggtTGCAGTGACCCGGACCAAGTCTAAACCAGTGCCCTTGTACTGTGATATCATCGGGGATGCCTTCTGGAAGGAACATCCAGAGATCCTAGAGGAAGACAGCTGA
- the LSM11 gene encoding U7 snRNA-associated Sm-like protein LSm11 isoform X1, whose protein sequence is MEEREQGARSARAGSPARPPSPRLDVSSDSFDPLLALYAPRLPPIPYPNAPCFNNLAEYESFLRTGVRGGGRGRARGAGAGTPAAAARPSGRTRRRPDASAPDPERIQRLRRLMVAKEEGDGDAEARRRGPGRSRKAPRNVLTRMPLHEGSPLGELHRCIREGVKVNVHIRTFKGLRGVCTGFLVAFDKFWNMALTDVDETYRKPVLGKAYERDSSLTLTKLFDRLKLQDSSKKETDSKSAVEDSTLSRYSQTSTWKVASVWGRGDTDRGSRKRSRSVPSSLQASAREESKSELSGRTTRTEGSSAGGTFSRATTLSRGQPCRKKRRPKVDYQQVFTRHINQIFIRGENVLLVHLAQ, encoded by the exons ATGGAGGAGCGGGAGCAGGGGGCGAGGTCGGCTCGCGCCGGcagcccggcgcgcccgcccagCCCACGGCTGGACGTCAGTTCTGACAGCTTCGACCCGCTGCTGGCCCTGTACGCGCCGCGCCTGCCTCCCATCCCCTACCCCAACGCTCCCTGCTTCAACAACCTGGCCGAGTACGAGAGCTTCCTCAGGACCGGGGTCCGGGGCGGCGGGCGCGGCCGCGCGCGGGGCGctggcgcggggacccctgccgCGGCCGCGCGGCCCTCCGGCAGGACCCGCCGCCGCCCAGACGCGTCCGCCCCGGACCCCGAGCGCATCCAGCGCCTCCGCCGCCTCATGGTAGCCAAAGAGGAAGGGGACGGGGACGCCGAGGCGCGCCGGCGGGGTCCGGGTCGGAGCAGGAAGGCACCGCGCAACGTGCTCACGCGAATGCCCC TGCATGAAGGCAGCCCTCTAGGTGAACTCCATCGTTGCATCCGGGAAGGAGTGAAAGTGAATGTTCACATCCGAACTTTCAAGGGACTTCGGGGTGTATGTACAGGCTTCCTCGTTGCATTTGACAAGTTCTGGAATATG GCACTTACTGATGTGGATGAGACCTACCGAAAACCTGTTTTAGGCAAAGCATACGAACGGGATTCTTCATTGACTCTTACTAAG CTATTTGACCGACTAAAGCTTCAGGATTCCTCCAAGAAGGAAACAGATTCAAAGTCTGCAGTTGAAGACTCCACTCTGTCCAGATACTCCCAGACATCCACTTGGAAGGTGGCCTCAGTGTGGGGAAGAGGAGACACTGACCGGGGCTCCCGCAAGCGTTCCCGTTCCGTCCCGTCTTCCCTGCAGGCATCTGCAAGGGAGGAGTCCAAGTCAGAGCTGTCAGGGAGGACGACACGGACAGAAGGGTCAAGTGCTGGAGGTACCTTTTCCAGGGCTACCACCCTTTCCAGGGGACAGCCCTGCAGAAAAAAGCGAAGGCCCAAAGTCGATTACCAGCAGGTATTCACTCGACATATAAATCAGATTTTCATTCGAGGCGAGAATGTCCTGCTGGTTCATCTTGCACAGTGA
- the LSM11 gene encoding U7 snRNA-associated Sm-like protein LSm11 isoform X2 encodes MEEREQGARSARAGSPARPPSPRLDVSSDSFDPLLALYAPRLPPIPYPNAPCFNNLAEYESFLRTGVRGGGRGRARGAGAGTPAAAARPSGRTRRRPDASAPDPERIQRLRRLMVAKEEGDGDAEARRRGPGRSRKAPRNVLTRMPLHEGSPLGELHRCIREGVKVNVHIRTFKGLRGVCTGFLVAFDKFWNMALTDVDETYRKPVLGKAYERDSSLTLTKLFDRLKLQDSSKKETDSKSAVEDSTLSRYSQTSTWKVASVWGRGDTDRGSRKRSRSVPSSLQASAREESKSELSGRTTRTEGSSAGGTFSRATTLSRGQPCRKKRRPKVDYQQEK; translated from the exons ATGGAGGAGCGGGAGCAGGGGGCGAGGTCGGCTCGCGCCGGcagcccggcgcgcccgcccagCCCACGGCTGGACGTCAGTTCTGACAGCTTCGACCCGCTGCTGGCCCTGTACGCGCCGCGCCTGCCTCCCATCCCCTACCCCAACGCTCCCTGCTTCAACAACCTGGCCGAGTACGAGAGCTTCCTCAGGACCGGGGTCCGGGGCGGCGGGCGCGGCCGCGCGCGGGGCGctggcgcggggacccctgccgCGGCCGCGCGGCCCTCCGGCAGGACCCGCCGCCGCCCAGACGCGTCCGCCCCGGACCCCGAGCGCATCCAGCGCCTCCGCCGCCTCATGGTAGCCAAAGAGGAAGGGGACGGGGACGCCGAGGCGCGCCGGCGGGGTCCGGGTCGGAGCAGGAAGGCACCGCGCAACGTGCTCACGCGAATGCCCC TGCATGAAGGCAGCCCTCTAGGTGAACTCCATCGTTGCATCCGGGAAGGAGTGAAAGTGAATGTTCACATCCGAACTTTCAAGGGACTTCGGGGTGTATGTACAGGCTTCCTCGTTGCATTTGACAAGTTCTGGAATATG GCACTTACTGATGTGGATGAGACCTACCGAAAACCTGTTTTAGGCAAAGCATACGAACGGGATTCTTCATTGACTCTTACTAAG CTATTTGACCGACTAAAGCTTCAGGATTCCTCCAAGAAGGAAACAGATTCAAAGTCTGCAGTTGAAGACTCCACTCTGTCCAGATACTCCCAGACATCCACTTGGAAGGTGGCCTCAGTGTGGGGAAGAGGAGACACTGACCGGGGCTCCCGCAAGCGTTCCCGTTCCGTCCCGTCTTCCCTGCAGGCATCTGCAAGGGAGGAGTCCAAGTCAGAGCTGTCAGGGAGGACGACACGGACAGAAGGGTCAAGTGCTGGAGGTACCTTTTCCAGGGCTACCACCCTTTCCAGGGGACAGCCCTGCAGAAAAAAGCGAAGGCCCAAAGTCGATTACCAGCAG gagaaataa
- the LSM11 gene encoding U7 snRNA-associated Sm-like protein LSm11 isoform X3 has translation MEEREQGARSARAGSPARPPSPRLDVSSDSFDPLLALYAPRLPPIPYPNAPCFNNLAEYESFLRTGVRGGGRGRARGAGAGTPAAAARPSGRTRRRPDASAPDPERIQRLRRLMVAKEEGDGDAEARRRGPGRSRKAPRNVLTRMPLHEGSPLGELHRCIREGVKVNVHIRTFKGLRGVCTGFLVAFDKFWNMALTDVDETYRKPVLGKAYERDSSLTLTKLFDRLKLQDSSKKETDSKSAVEDSTLSRYSQTSTWKVASVWGRGDTDRGSRKRSRSVPSSLQASAREESKSELSGRTTRTEGSSAGGEIKKTGE, from the exons ATGGAGGAGCGGGAGCAGGGGGCGAGGTCGGCTCGCGCCGGcagcccggcgcgcccgcccagCCCACGGCTGGACGTCAGTTCTGACAGCTTCGACCCGCTGCTGGCCCTGTACGCGCCGCGCCTGCCTCCCATCCCCTACCCCAACGCTCCCTGCTTCAACAACCTGGCCGAGTACGAGAGCTTCCTCAGGACCGGGGTCCGGGGCGGCGGGCGCGGCCGCGCGCGGGGCGctggcgcggggacccctgccgCGGCCGCGCGGCCCTCCGGCAGGACCCGCCGCCGCCCAGACGCGTCCGCCCCGGACCCCGAGCGCATCCAGCGCCTCCGCCGCCTCATGGTAGCCAAAGAGGAAGGGGACGGGGACGCCGAGGCGCGCCGGCGGGGTCCGGGTCGGAGCAGGAAGGCACCGCGCAACGTGCTCACGCGAATGCCCC TGCATGAAGGCAGCCCTCTAGGTGAACTCCATCGTTGCATCCGGGAAGGAGTGAAAGTGAATGTTCACATCCGAACTTTCAAGGGACTTCGGGGTGTATGTACAGGCTTCCTCGTTGCATTTGACAAGTTCTGGAATATG GCACTTACTGATGTGGATGAGACCTACCGAAAACCTGTTTTAGGCAAAGCATACGAACGGGATTCTTCATTGACTCTTACTAAG CTATTTGACCGACTAAAGCTTCAGGATTCCTCCAAGAAGGAAACAGATTCAAAGTCTGCAGTTGAAGACTCCACTCTGTCCAGATACTCCCAGACATCCACTTGGAAGGTGGCCTCAGTGTGGGGAAGAGGAGACACTGACCGGGGCTCCCGCAAGCGTTCCCGTTCCGTCCCGTCTTCCCTGCAGGCATCTGCAAGGGAGGAGTCCAAGTCAGAGCTGTCAGGGAGGACGACACGGACAGAAGGGTCAAGTGCTGGAG gagaaataaagaaaacaggagaGTAA